A region of Modestobacter marinus DNA encodes the following proteins:
- the alaS gene encoding alanine--tRNA ligase encodes MQTAEIRRRFLEHFEQRGHTVVPSASLVSPDPSLLFTVAGMVPFIPYLTGREPAPYPRATSVQKCVRTLDIEEVGKTTRHGTFFQMNGNFSFGDYFKAEAIQFAWELVTGKVEDGGLGLEAERIWPTVYLDDDEAFDAWRAYVPAERIQRRGKDDNYWSTGAAGPAGPCSEIHYDRGPAYGPEGGPESDPTGDRYLEIWNLVFMQFERGPGEGKEFPILGELPKKNIDTGMGLERVAFLLQGVDNMYEIDQVAPVLHRAAELAGVRYGADHEADVRLRVVADHVRSGLMLIGDGVTPGNEGRGYILRRLLRRAVRSMKLLGVEEASLPELLPVSRDAMSPSYPELATDFARISGIAYAEEEAFRRTLTAGTALFDTAVGQARKAGTPALSGEQAFSLHDTYGFPIDVTLEMAAEQGVTVDEDGFRALMKEQRDRARADARAKRTGAVDVLAYRRLLGEHGPTDWRAYDTLRTDSRVLGVVDEEDTDGEPVVGPGSVTRVVLDRTPFYAESGGQVADAGELTWDGGRAEVIDVQRPVKGLVAHQVRVLEGELRAGTELTAQVDREWRLSACQAHSGTHVVHAALRQVLGPQALQSGSYNRPGYLRLDFAWQGALSAQQRIDVEDVANAAVRADHGVRALYMTLPEAREFGALALFGETYGEQVRVVEIGGEWSRELCGGTHVHGSAQIGTLALTGESSVGSGARRVEAAVGLEGFRYLARERDLVRQLADLLKTPQDGIADRVSGMLERLREADKELADLRARQTLAAAGDLAAGARDLGGVAVVTGAPAGLSGGDLRGLALDVRGRLGERAAAVLLASAADGKVALVAAVNPAAQQQGLSANDLLRAAAPAVGGRGGGKADVAQGGGTDPSGIPAALAAVEQMIGAATT; translated from the coding sequence ATGCAGACCGCCGAGATCCGCCGCCGCTTCCTGGAGCACTTCGAGCAGCGGGGGCACACCGTCGTCCCGAGCGCCTCGCTGGTGTCGCCGGACCCCTCGCTGCTGTTCACGGTGGCCGGGATGGTGCCGTTCATCCCGTACCTCACCGGCCGTGAGCCGGCGCCGTACCCGCGCGCCACCAGCGTGCAGAAGTGCGTGCGCACCCTCGACATCGAGGAGGTGGGCAAGACCACCCGGCACGGCACGTTCTTCCAGATGAACGGCAACTTCTCCTTCGGCGACTACTTCAAGGCCGAGGCGATCCAGTTCGCCTGGGAGCTGGTGACGGGCAAGGTCGAGGACGGCGGCCTGGGGCTGGAGGCCGAGCGGATCTGGCCCACGGTCTACCTGGACGACGACGAGGCGTTCGACGCCTGGCGGGCCTACGTCCCGGCCGAGCGCATCCAGCGACGCGGCAAGGACGACAACTACTGGTCCACCGGCGCGGCCGGCCCGGCCGGGCCCTGCTCGGAGATCCACTACGACCGCGGGCCGGCCTACGGCCCCGAGGGCGGGCCGGAGTCCGATCCCACCGGTGACCGGTACCTGGAGATCTGGAACCTGGTCTTCATGCAGTTCGAGCGGGGCCCGGGGGAGGGCAAGGAGTTCCCGATCCTCGGTGAGCTGCCGAAGAAGAACATCGACACCGGCATGGGCCTGGAGCGGGTGGCCTTCCTGCTCCAGGGCGTCGACAACATGTACGAGATCGACCAGGTCGCGCCCGTGCTGCACCGGGCCGCCGAGCTCGCCGGCGTGCGGTACGGCGCCGACCACGAGGCCGACGTGCGGCTGCGGGTCGTCGCCGACCACGTGCGCAGCGGCCTGATGCTCATCGGCGACGGCGTGACGCCGGGCAACGAGGGGCGGGGCTACATCCTGCGCCGGCTGCTCCGCCGCGCCGTCCGGTCGATGAAGCTGCTCGGGGTCGAGGAGGCGTCGCTGCCGGAGCTGCTGCCGGTCTCCCGCGACGCGATGAGCCCCAGCTACCCCGAGCTGGCCACCGACTTCGCCCGCATCTCGGGGATCGCCTATGCCGAGGAGGAGGCGTTCCGGCGCACCCTCACCGCCGGCACGGCGCTGTTCGACACCGCCGTCGGCCAGGCGCGGAAGGCCGGCACCCCCGCGCTGTCGGGGGAGCAGGCCTTCTCGCTGCACGACACCTACGGCTTCCCGATCGACGTGACCCTGGAGATGGCCGCCGAGCAGGGCGTGACCGTCGACGAGGACGGCTTCCGTGCCCTGATGAAGGAGCAGCGGGACCGGGCCCGCGCGGACGCCCGCGCCAAGCGCACCGGCGCGGTCGACGTGCTGGCCTACCGGCGACTGCTGGGCGAGCACGGGCCCACCGACTGGCGCGCCTACGACACCCTGCGCACCGACTCCCGCGTGCTCGGGGTGGTCGACGAGGAGGACACCGACGGCGAGCCGGTCGTCGGGCCGGGCTCGGTCACCCGGGTCGTGCTGGACCGGACGCCCTTCTACGCCGAGTCCGGTGGCCAGGTCGCCGATGCCGGCGAGCTGACCTGGGACGGCGGCCGGGCCGAGGTCATCGACGTCCAGCGCCCGGTCAAGGGCCTGGTCGCCCACCAGGTGCGGGTGCTGGAGGGGGAGCTGCGGGCCGGCACCGAGCTCACCGCCCAGGTCGACCGCGAGTGGCGGCTCTCCGCCTGCCAGGCGCACTCCGGCACGCACGTGGTGCACGCCGCGCTGCGCCAGGTGCTGGGCCCGCAGGCGCTGCAGTCCGGGTCCTACAACCGGCCGGGCTACCTGCGACTGGACTTCGCCTGGCAGGGCGCGCTGTCCGCGCAGCAGCGGATCGACGTCGAGGACGTCGCCAACGCCGCCGTCCGGGCCGACCACGGGGTCCGCGCGCTGTACATGACGCTGCCCGAGGCGCGGGAGTTCGGCGCCCTGGCGCTGTTCGGCGAGACCTACGGCGAGCAGGTGCGGGTCGTGGAGATCGGCGGCGAGTGGTCCCGGGAGCTCTGCGGTGGCACCCACGTGCACGGCAGCGCGCAGATCGGCACCCTCGCGCTGACCGGGGAGAGCTCGGTCGGCTCTGGGGCCCGCCGGGTCGAGGCCGCGGTGGGCCTGGAGGGCTTCCGGTACCTGGCGCGGGAGCGCGATCTCGTCCGTCAGCTCGCAGACCTGCTCAAGACCCCGCAGGACGGCATCGCCGACCGGGTGAGCGGGATGCTGGAGCGGCTGCGCGAGGCCGACAAGGAGCTCGCCGACCTGCGCGCCCGGCAGACCCTGGCGGCCGCCGGGGACCTGGCTGCCGGCGCCCGCGACCTCGGCGGGGTGGCCGTCGTGACCGGCGCGCCGGCCGGGCTGTCCGGTGGCGACCTGCGCGGCCTCGCCCTGGACGTCCGCGGTCGGCTCGGTGAACGGGCGGCGGCGGTGTTGCTCGCCTCGGCCGCGGACGGCAAGGTGGCACTGGTGGCCGCCGTCAACCCGGCGGCGCAGCAGCAGGGCCTGTCGGCGAACGACCTGCTGCGGGCTGCGGCGCCGGCGGTGGGCGGTCGCGGTGGTGGCAAGGCCGACGTGGCGCAGGGTGGCGGTACCGACCCCTCCGGCATCCCTGCCGCCCTGGCGGCCGTCGAGCAGATGATCGGAGCGGCCACGACGTGA
- a CDS encoding DUF948 domain-containing protein translates to MSAGEWAGLIAAGALVLLVVLVAVPLLKLGRTLDETTLTIRQVREQSQPILSQASTTVTHVNANLERVDDITGNAANVSSNVAALTSVFAATLGSPLIKVAAFSYGVRSAARKKREGQAVADAAARDKAERRARRGARRAA, encoded by the coding sequence GTGTCTGCAGGAGAGTGGGCCGGGCTGATCGCAGCCGGTGCCTTGGTGCTGCTGGTGGTCCTGGTGGCGGTGCCGCTGCTCAAGCTCGGGCGCACCCTGGACGAGACGACGCTGACCATCCGCCAGGTCCGGGAGCAGAGCCAGCCGATCCTGAGCCAGGCGTCCACGACGGTCACCCACGTCAACGCCAACCTCGAGCGGGTCGACGACATCACCGGCAACGCCGCGAACGTCTCCAGCAACGTCGCCGCGCTGACCAGCGTGTTCGCCGCCACCCTGGGCAGCCCGCTGATCAAGGTCGCCGCCTTCAGCTACGGCGTGCGCAGCGCGGCCCGCAAGAAGCGCGAGGGGCAGGCCGTCGCTGACGCCGCCGCCCGGGACAAGGCCGAGCGGCGGGCTCGCCGCGGCGCCCGGCGGGCCGCCTGA
- a CDS encoding replication-associated recombination protein A, with product MTSLFDPAPEDGPPPVDPGAPLAVRMRPQSLDEVVGQQHLLGARAPLRRLVEADEPMSLVLYGPPGTGKTTLAHVISLATQRSFVQLSALDSGVKEVRAVIANAKRELTHAGRRTVLFIDEVHRFSKTQQDSLLSAVEDRIVSLIAATTENPFFSVVSPLLSRSLVLALQSLDDEDVRTVLRRALTSERGLDGAVTLTAEAEEHLLRVAGGDARKALTALESGAGAARAAGSDVLDLATLETAVAQAAVRYDRSGDQHYDIASALIKSIRGSDVDAALHYLARMVEAGEDPRFIARRLVISASEDIGMADPTALLTAVAAADAVAFIGMPEGHFPLAHAVVHLATAPKSNAITTAMGESVADVRAGLAGPVPPGLRDAHYAGAKKLGHGKTYVYPHAHPDGVVPQQYPPDALVGRDYYRPTGRGVEAQIGARLAKLRAIVRRRG from the coding sequence GTGACGTCGCTGTTCGACCCGGCTCCGGAGGACGGCCCGCCGCCGGTCGACCCGGGTGCGCCGCTGGCGGTCCGGATGCGGCCGCAGTCCCTGGACGAGGTGGTCGGCCAGCAGCACCTGCTCGGCGCGCGGGCTCCGTTGCGCCGGCTCGTGGAGGCCGACGAGCCGATGTCCCTGGTGCTCTACGGCCCGCCCGGCACCGGCAAGACGACGCTGGCGCACGTCATCTCGCTGGCCACCCAGCGCTCCTTCGTGCAGCTGTCGGCACTGGACTCCGGGGTCAAGGAGGTCCGTGCCGTCATCGCGAACGCCAAGCGGGAGCTGACCCACGCCGGCCGGCGCACCGTGCTGTTCATCGACGAGGTGCACCGCTTCTCCAAGACCCAGCAGGACTCGCTGCTCTCCGCGGTCGAGGACCGGATCGTCAGCCTGATCGCCGCCACCACCGAGAACCCGTTCTTCTCCGTGGTCAGCCCGCTGCTGTCCCGCAGCCTGGTGCTCGCGTTGCAGTCACTGGACGACGAGGACGTGCGCACCGTGCTGCGTCGGGCGCTGACCAGCGAACGCGGCCTGGACGGCGCGGTGACGCTGACCGCGGAGGCCGAGGAGCACCTGCTGCGGGTGGCCGGCGGCGACGCGCGCAAGGCGCTGACCGCGCTGGAGAGCGGCGCCGGGGCGGCCCGGGCGGCCGGCTCCGACGTCCTGGACCTCGCCACCCTGGAGACGGCGGTCGCGCAGGCCGCGGTGCGCTACGACCGCTCCGGTGACCAGCACTACGACATCGCCAGCGCGCTGATCAAGAGCATCCGGGGCAGCGACGTCGACGCCGCGCTGCACTACCTGGCCCGGATGGTGGAGGCGGGGGAGGACCCGCGCTTCATCGCCCGCCGGCTGGTGATCTCGGCGAGCGAGGACATCGGCATGGCCGACCCGACCGCGCTGCTCACCGCGGTCGCCGCCGCCGACGCGGTCGCCTTCATCGGCATGCCCGAAGGGCACTTCCCGCTGGCGCACGCCGTCGTCCACCTGGCCACCGCCCCGAAGTCCAACGCGATCACCACCGCCATGGGGGAGTCGGTCGCCGACGTGCGCGCCGGGCTGGCCGGGCCGGTGCCACCGGGGCTGCGCGACGCGCACTACGCCGGGGCGAAGAAGCTCGGGCACGGGAAGACCTACGTCTACCCGCACGCCCACCCCGACGGCGTCGTCCCGCAGCAGTACCCGCCCGACGCGCTGGTGGGCAGGGACTACTACCGGCCCACCGGGCGCGGGGTGGAGGCCCAGATCGGGGCCCGGCTGGCCAAGCTCCGGGCGATCGTCCGCCGCCGCGGCTGA
- a CDS encoding aldo/keto reductase, translating to MQKRRIGNRTVSAVGLGAMPLSTKDPRPSPEEAEAVVHAALDAGVTVIDTADAYSRDEAEFGHNEELVARALASYGSAGDVLVATKGGHTRRGAEWELDGSPAYLRRACEASLRRLGVEAIGLYQFHRPDPVTPWEESMGALRELVDDGLVQLAGISNADVGQIDAARAIVGDALVSVQNQFSPGWRSSAGELAHCAQHGLAFLPWSPFGGVSAAKELGSTAAEFAAVADELGVSVYQVTLAWHLAQADVVVPIPGASRAESITDSAAAADLQLTDDQLSRLNAA from the coding sequence ATGCAGAAGCGACGCATCGGCAACCGGACGGTCAGCGCGGTGGGGCTGGGGGCGATGCCCCTGTCCACCAAGGACCCCCGCCCCTCGCCGGAGGAGGCCGAGGCCGTGGTGCACGCCGCGCTGGACGCCGGCGTGACCGTGATCGACACCGCCGACGCCTATTCACGGGACGAGGCGGAGTTCGGCCACAACGAGGAGCTGGTCGCCCGCGCGCTGGCCTCCTACGGCTCCGCGGGCGACGTGCTGGTCGCGACCAAGGGCGGCCACACCCGGCGCGGCGCGGAGTGGGAGCTGGACGGGTCACCGGCGTACCTGCGCCGGGCCTGCGAGGCCTCCCTGCGCCGGCTGGGCGTCGAGGCGATCGGGCTCTACCAGTTCCACCGACCCGACCCGGTGACGCCGTGGGAGGAGTCGATGGGGGCGCTCCGCGAGCTCGTGGACGACGGCCTGGTGCAGCTGGCCGGCATCTCCAACGCCGACGTCGGCCAGATCGACGCGGCCCGGGCGATCGTCGGCGACGCGCTGGTCAGCGTGCAGAACCAGTTCTCCCCCGGCTGGCGGTCCTCGGCCGGCGAGCTGGCGCACTGCGCGCAGCACGGGCTGGCGTTCCTGCCGTGGAGCCCGTTCGGCGGGGTCTCGGCCGCCAAGGAGCTGGGCTCCACGGCCGCAGAGTTCGCCGCCGTCGCCGACGAGCTGGGCGTCTCGGTGTACCAGGTGACGCTGGCCTGGCACCTGGCCCAGGCCGACGTCGTCGTGCCCATCCCCGGCGCCTCCCGTGCCGAGTCGATCACCGACTCCGCCGCAGCCGCCGACCTCCAGCTGACCGACGACCAGCTCTCCCGCCTCAACGCCGCCTGA